A single genomic interval of Candidatus Zixiibacteriota bacterium harbors:
- the recN gene encoding DNA repair protein RecN, translated as MLTRLRIRNFAIVDDLEFDAAPGLTVFTGETGAGKTVIVEAIRFLLGGRVVSEMVRTGAREAMVEAEFDAIDSAVAATLSLPTGSLWLRRELAQSGTTRAFVGERQLRQTELRALGESLADLCGQHQQQLLLDSDRHAELLDRFGGCVELSSSVADVHAELSDARRRLTEATAAWESECSREELRRFQIDEIRAAAIVADEEERLVSERSILRHGHRLIEGAERALSALSETDGSVSDIIARLVRDAGRLAELDERWSKIAEQLNAAQEAVADSTRSLADYRQSLEFDPGQLDRIESRLALLHRLKSKYGATGAAILARLDELQTEEQSAGDLEVRVRKLSDAVGQLQGQLTALASALSAQRRHAAPTLEKKVDALLSTLGMSGARIQVEMAPTVIDGTDAIGPNGAERIRFLFEANPAEGFKPLDKIASGGELSRLLLAFKTITGGPHDNRLYVFDEIDSGIGGETAHKVASRIADLSKHAQVFLVSHLQQMAAPADSHVQISKQTVRGRSKVRLRLLRGEERIGELARMVAGDRITERTLEYAAELTDGRKRRR; from the coding sequence ATGCTGACCCGTCTGCGCATCCGCAACTTCGCCATCGTCGATGATCTGGAGTTCGACGCCGCGCCGGGGCTGACGGTATTCACCGGCGAAACGGGCGCTGGCAAGACAGTCATTGTCGAGGCGATCCGTTTTCTGCTGGGCGGACGTGTCGTGTCGGAGATGGTGCGCACCGGTGCGCGGGAAGCGATGGTCGAAGCGGAATTCGATGCCATCGATTCCGCCGTCGCCGCGACGCTGTCGCTGCCGACCGGATCGTTGTGGCTGCGCCGCGAACTGGCGCAGTCGGGAACGACACGCGCGTTTGTCGGCGAGCGGCAGCTCAGGCAGACGGAGTTGCGCGCACTGGGCGAATCCTTGGCCGATTTGTGCGGCCAGCATCAGCAGCAGCTATTGCTCGATTCCGACCGTCATGCCGAGCTGCTTGATCGCTTCGGGGGCTGCGTCGAACTGTCCTCGTCGGTCGCCGACGTCCATGCCGAATTGTCCGACGCACGACGGCGTCTGACGGAGGCGACCGCCGCATGGGAATCTGAGTGCAGCCGCGAGGAGCTCCGCCGTTTCCAGATCGATGAGATCAGGGCCGCCGCCATCGTCGCCGACGAAGAGGAACGGCTTGTCTCTGAGCGTTCGATCTTACGCCATGGCCATCGCCTGATCGAGGGCGCCGAACGTGCGCTCTCGGCGTTGAGTGAGACCGATGGCTCGGTGTCGGACATCATCGCGCGGCTGGTGCGCGATGCCGGACGGCTGGCCGAGCTCGATGAGCGCTGGAGCAAGATCGCCGAACAATTGAACGCTGCACAGGAGGCCGTCGCCGATTCCACGCGTTCGCTTGCGGACTATCGGCAATCGCTGGAGTTCGACCCCGGACAGTTGGACCGGATCGAATCGCGCCTGGCGCTGTTGCATCGTCTGAAGTCCAAATACGGCGCCACCGGCGCAGCCATTCTCGCGCGCCTGGACGAATTGCAAACCGAGGAACAATCAGCGGGTGATCTGGAAGTGCGTGTCAGGAAACTGAGCGACGCAGTCGGACAATTGCAGGGGCAGCTCACCGCTTTGGCATCCGCGTTGAGCGCACAGCGGCGTCACGCGGCGCCGACACTGGAGAAGAAGGTCGATGCCCTGCTGTCGACATTGGGCATGTCGGGGGCGCGCATCCAGGTCGAGATGGCCCCAACAGTTATTGACGGGACTGATGCGATCGGACCGAATGGCGCCGAGCGCATCCGGTTTCTCTTCGAGGCGAACCCCGCCGAGGGATTCAAGCCCTTGGACAAGATCGCCTCCGGCGGCGAGTTGTCGCGTCTGTTGCTCGCTTTCAAGACGATCACCGGGGGCCCGCACGACAATCGGCTGTACGTCTTTGACGAAATCGACTCTGGAATCGGCGGCGAAACGGCGCACAAAGTGGCATCGCGCATTGCGGATCTCTCGAAGCATGCCCAGGTCTTTTTGGTCAGCCACCTGCAACAGATGGCCGCGCCCGCCGATTCGCACGTGCAAATTTCAAAGCAAACCGTGCGGGGTCGCTCCAAAGTCCGCCTGCGTCTTCTACGTGGAGAAGAGCGAATCGGCGAGTTGGCGCGCATGGTGGCCGGTGATCGGATCACCGAAAGGACGCTCGAGTACGCGGCTGAGCTGACGGACGGCCGCAAGCGCCGCCGTTGA
- a CDS encoding GNAT family N-acetyltransferase, with protein MPDSDELSTLKIRVAAFTGVPDDGTVEQLRFLHRAIFADGREHEFVETLRGRSGIHGLIACDRDDAVGYKIGYALDAKTYYSWMGGVLSGYRRRGIASDLLRRQHDWCVRQGYERIRTRTQNQWRGMLVLNIRCGFDVIATEIDERGEHKIIMEKTLRRPGPD; from the coding sequence ATGCCCGATTCCGACGAACTGTCAACGCTCAAGATCAGGGTCGCCGCCTTCACGGGTGTCCCCGATGACGGCACGGTCGAGCAGTTGCGGTTCCTGCACCGGGCCATCTTCGCCGACGGACGCGAACACGAGTTTGTCGAGACGCTGCGCGGGCGGTCTGGAATCCACGGCCTGATCGCCTGTGACCGCGACGATGCCGTGGGATACAAGATCGGGTACGCACTGGACGCGAAGACCTACTACAGTTGGATGGGCGGTGTCCTCTCCGGCTATCGACGGCGCGGCATCGCCTCAGACCTCCTGCGGCGCCAGCACGATTGGTGCGTCCGGCAGGGGTATGAGCGGATTCGGACGCGCACCCAGAATCAGTGGCGCGGCATGCTCGTGTTGAACATCCGGTGCGGATTCGATGTGATCGCGACGGAGATTGACGAGCGCGGCGAGCACAAAATTATCATGGAGAAGACCCTGCGACGTCCGGGTCCGGACTGA
- a CDS encoding S8 family serine peptidase, with amino-acid sequence MYRALRAFGGVSIVAALCLAVHAPDEHAKAALHDPRLPTWRIIDGQREELTLQRDRLAVVFREGVQTARQEQAKAAGGLDIKESVSTGVRSWQLLDVSQGGGEATELNHSLTVLASEPDIAFVSPVFQWGATPKHWLIITPDLLVRIAKDHRQDAMGLLQALAPDWQIVESDLAELDGAYRLRGLSKSGFDVLQQANNLALDPRIEWAEPNYQFSVDLSDAEDDLIPNDPEWGNLWGMFNYGQFGGTPDVDLDCEQAWGITTGSPGVIVAVFDAGVQLDHPDLNTIPGYNFASDNDDFLDGSPVNSCDHHGTSVAGCIAAVINNSLGVVGVSPASPVVPIRIFITDVPCSNFGTAEAVWILNGLTFAEAMGVRVTNHSYTGPNSLALEAKYRQTHEDGMVHIAAAGNSALPYVGYPANDPYVLAVSAITPSGNLASFSNYGNSIDICAPGTSIRTTDRTGSVGYSGTDYTWFGGTSAASPYAAGVAALIFSENPALTADEAHEILMCSALDLGPAGWDESFGHGLVNGFEGVIAARGDDLDADGVSNPCDNCPSVSNPAQTDSDGDTRGDACDNCPDDANVSQTDGDADGIGDVCDNCPTVYNPGQEDLNGNSVGDACDCVCDCHGDPAQCEGTINVFDVVAAVDVAFRSQPASPDPNPLCPREMTDVTCDGVTNVFDVIGIIDVAFRSATPEAAYCDPCS; translated from the coding sequence ATGTATCGTGCTCTCAGAGCGTTCGGCGGCGTCAGCATCGTGGCCGCACTTTGCCTGGCGGTTCACGCGCCCGATGAACACGCCAAAGCCGCCCTGCACGATCCACGTCTTCCGACCTGGCGGATCATCGACGGGCAGCGCGAGGAATTGACGCTGCAGCGGGACCGTCTCGCGGTCGTGTTTCGCGAGGGCGTTCAGACCGCCCGACAGGAGCAAGCCAAAGCCGCCGGCGGATTGGACATCAAGGAATCGGTTTCCACGGGGGTACGAAGCTGGCAATTGCTTGATGTGTCTCAGGGCGGCGGCGAGGCGACCGAGTTGAATCACAGTCTGACCGTGCTCGCATCGGAACCGGATATCGCCTTCGTGTCCCCCGTCTTCCAGTGGGGCGCCACACCGAAGCATTGGCTGATCATCACGCCGGACCTTCTGGTGCGGATCGCGAAGGACCACCGTCAGGACGCCATGGGCCTTCTTCAGGCGCTGGCGCCTGATTGGCAAATCGTGGAATCGGATTTGGCCGAATTGGATGGCGCGTACCGTCTCCGCGGCCTGTCCAAAAGCGGCTTCGACGTCCTTCAGCAAGCCAACAACCTGGCGCTCGATCCCCGAATCGAATGGGCCGAACCAAACTACCAGTTCTCCGTCGATTTGTCGGATGCCGAAGACGATCTGATCCCCAATGACCCGGAGTGGGGCAACTTGTGGGGTATGTTCAACTACGGGCAGTTCGGCGGCACGCCCGATGTCGACCTGGATTGCGAGCAGGCATGGGGCATTACGACCGGTTCGCCGGGCGTCATCGTCGCGGTGTTCGATGCCGGTGTGCAGCTTGACCATCCCGATTTGAACACGATTCCCGGATACAATTTTGCCTCCGACAACGATGATTTCCTCGACGGCAGTCCGGTCAACTCGTGCGATCACCACGGCACTTCGGTGGCGGGATGCATTGCGGCCGTCATCAACAATTCGCTGGGCGTGGTCGGCGTTTCGCCGGCCTCTCCGGTGGTGCCGATTCGGATATTCATCACCGATGTTCCCTGTTCCAATTTCGGCACCGCCGAGGCGGTGTGGATTCTCAACGGATTGACATTCGCCGAGGCGATGGGCGTCCGGGTCACCAATCACAGCTACACCGGCCCAAACTCCCTGGCGCTGGAGGCCAAGTATCGACAGACCCACGAGGATGGCATGGTCCATATCGCGGCGGCAGGCAATTCCGCGCTTCCCTATGTGGGGTATCCCGCCAACGACCCGTATGTCCTGGCGGTCTCCGCGATCACACCATCAGGTAACCTCGCCAGCTTCAGCAACTACGGCAACTCGATCGATATCTGCGCGCCGGGGACCAGCATTCGCACGACTGACCGCACCGGCTCGGTGGGGTATTCCGGAACGGATTACACATGGTTTGGCGGCACCTCGGCGGCATCACCGTATGCGGCCGGCGTGGCGGCCCTGATTTTCTCTGAAAATCCGGCGCTGACTGCCGATGAGGCTCATGAAATCCTGATGTGTTCGGCGCTCGACTTGGGGCCCGCCGGTTGGGATGAATCGTTCGGCCACGGTCTGGTCAACGGATTCGAAGGGGTGATCGCGGCGCGTGGCGACGATCTCGACGCCGATGGCGTCAGCAATCCCTGCGATAACTGTCCTTCCGTATCCAACCCAGCGCAGACCGACTCCGACGGCGACACCCGTGGCGACGCCTGCGACAATTGTCCCGACGACGCGAATGTCTCGCAGACTGACGGGGATGCCGACGGAATCGGCGACGTCTGCGACAACTGCCCCACGGTTTACAACCCCGGCCAGGAAGACCTCAACGGCAACAGCGTCGGCGACGCCTGCGACTGTGTCTGCGACTGCCATGGCGACCCTGCGCAGTGTGAGGGCACCATCAACGTATTCGACGTCGTCGCCGCCGTCGATGTCGCCTTCCGCAGCCAGCCCGCATCGCCTGACCCCAATCCCCTGTGTCCCCGGGAAATGACCGATGTGACCTGCGACGGCGTGACCAACGTGTTCGACGTCATCGGCATCATCGATGTGGCCTTCCGATCGGCGACGCCGGAAGCGGCCTACTGCGACCCCTGCTCGTAA